The Bdellovibrio sp. NC01 genome includes the window ATCGTTTATTCAGGTTGTGGTAAATTTAAAGTAAAAGAAAATAACGTTTCAGCAACTGCGAGCTTTTACTAAGTCAGCAAACGGCGAGCGCCGACGGCACTACCATTCAATCGGCTCGCCGTCGCGGAAGAAGCCACCATTAGGACCGCCCTTTGGCAAAGTGGCCGCCCACAGAATGCCTTTAATCCCTTGATCGATGGTGCGATTGGCACCCTGCCCGCCCATATCGGTTTTTACCCAACCAGGACAAATCGAATTTACTAAAACATCCGCGCCACCCGCTTCAGCAGCGAATACACGAGTCACAACATTCAATGCTGTTTTCGACATACGATAAGCGGCATAAGCACCATCCATTTCGCCCAACTGTCCCATGCCAGAGGAAACGTTCACGATACGACCGTAGCCTTCTTGCTTCATCAATGGGAATAATTTCTGCGTCAGTAAGAATGGACCAATGGTATTAGTCGCTAAAGTCTTTTGAATAGTCGAAGCTTTAGTTTTGAAAACAGATTTATCGCCGCCTTCTTCGTTGTCGATGAAGATGCCAGCGTTATTTACAAGCACGTCCACGAAACCATATTCACGACGAAAGGCCTCAACAAAGTCGTTGATGCTTTTTTCCTGCGCGACATCCAGTTTCATCGCAACAACATCAAGATCTTTCATCTTCAAGTTGTTAATAACCTTTTGTGCTTTTTCTGGATTACGCATGGCCATGACAACTTTATAGCCTCGTTGCGCAAGCGCTTCACTCGTAGCTAGTCCTAATCCGCGGCTGGCTCCAGTAACGATGGCAAGTTTCTTCATGGCCGATACTCCTGAAATTATTTTTTAACTGAAGATGGAATTGGGAGTGGTTGACCACCAACTGGAACAAGCACTGCCGTCGTCCAATTACGTTGGTCGATCACGCATTCAGAAGAGACGACTCTCCATCTTTCAATTGGGAAGTAGTAACCCGTTTCAACCCAACCCCAACCAGTCCAATCAACTTGGCGACCGTAGTAGTAACCGCCACGACCTTGATTGTAGCGCACAGAGCGAGTTTCGCGGTGATAAGTCAAAAGTGGGTGATGAATTTTCAAAGTGCCATCGGCTTCTTTTAATAAGAAAGCTTTTTCATCGAACACGCAATTGTAGTATCCATCAAGGCTTCTTACACGCCCAGTGACTTTTTGACCAACGGCTACGTTTCCGTTTTGCGGCAAGATAAATTCAAAAAACCAATTCACTGCTTGGCCCGTTGAATAGTAACTGACGGTATTTAACGTCAAAGAACGATCGAACTGAGTCACACGAACCTCTTTAGTTCCATCGATATTTCTATACAAACCTTCAAGTGGACCTGCGAATGCTGGCAAAGCCAATGCTGTCGCTACTACTGACAAGAAAATCTTTTTCATAATTCCCCCAAGAAAAAGAACTAGTTCTTATTAAAAATAATCGTAAAGTCTTTCGGGCC containing:
- a CDS encoding SDR family NAD(P)-dependent oxidoreductase: MKKLAIVTGASRGLGLATSEALAQRGYKVVMAMRNPEKAQKVINNLKMKDLDVVAMKLDVAQEKSINDFVEAFRREYGFVDVLVNNAGIFIDNEEGGDKSVFKTKASTIQKTLATNTIGPFLLTQKLFPLMKQEGYGRIVNVSSGMGQLGEMDGAYAAYRMSKTALNVVTRVFAAEAGGADVLVNSICPGWVKTDMGGQGANRTIDQGIKGILWAATLPKGGPNGGFFRDGEPIEW